From Juglans regia cultivar Chandler chromosome 8, Walnut 2.0, whole genome shotgun sequence, the proteins below share one genomic window:
- the LOC108990442 gene encoding rust resistance kinase Lr10-like: MYDKVEEFLQGQNNLMPIRYSFSEIKKMTKGFRERLGEGGFGTVFKGTLRSGCLVAVKMLSQSKANGQDFINEVATIGRIHHVNIVQLIGFCVHGSKRALIYEFMPNGSLNKHIFSLEANILNYEKTYDIALGVARGIEYLHKGCDMQILHFDIKPHNILLDKNLKPKVSDFGLAKLYPVEYSIVPLTRARGTFGYMAPEMLYKNIGGISYKVDVYSFGMLLMEMVSRRKNLHASTEHLSQIYFPTWIYDQFHDGKNIEIQDATEDERKICKKMLIVALWCIQLKPSDRPSMNKVIKMLEGDVECLQVPLKPLQPSLKREITGDRDNSNQASSSIQSVE; this comes from the coding sequence ATGTATGACAAAGTTGAAGAATTTCTGCAAGGCCAAAATAACCTTATGCCAATAAGGTACTCTTTctcagaaattaagaaaatgaccaaAGGTTTTAGGGAAAGATTGGGTGAAGGAGGATTTGGCACAGTATTTAAAGGAACACTTCGAAGTGGATGTCTTGTAGCAGTAAAGATGTTAAGCCAATCCAAAGCAAATGGGCAAGATTTTATCAATGAAGTAGCAACCATTGGAAGGATCCATCATGTGAATATAGTGCAACTCATTGGCTTTTGTGTTCATGGTTCAAAGCGTGCCCTTATATATGAGTTCATGCCCAATGGATCTCTAAACAAACACATATTTTCATTAGAGGCAAATATCCTCAACTACGAGAAAACGTATGATATTGCTTTAGGAGTGGCTCGCGGGATTGAGTACTTACATAAAGGATGTgacatgcaaattttacatttcgACATTAAGCCTCACAACATTCTTCTTGACAAGAATTTGAAACCCAAAGTTTCGGATTTTGGCTTAGCGAAATTGTACCCGGTGGAATATAGTATTGTTCCTTTGACTCGTGCAAGAGGAACGTTTGGATACATGGCTCCTGAAatgctttacaaaaatattggagGCATTTCATACAAAGTTGATGTCTATAGCTTTGGAATGTTGTTGATGGAAATGGTGAGCAGAAGAAAGAACTTGCATGCATCTACAGAACATTTAAGCCAAATTTACTTCCCCACTTGGATATATGATCAATTCCATGATGGAAAGAATATAGAAATACAAGATGCTACTgaagatgaaaggaaaatatgtaAGAAGATGTTGATAGTCGCATTATGGTGCATACAATTGAAGCCTAGTGATCGTCCATCAATGAACAAAGTCATCAAAATGCTTGAAGGAGATGTTGAATGCTTACAAGTTCCTCTCAAGCCtctccaaccatcactaaagagagagataacggGTGATAGAGATAATTCAAATCAAGCTTCATCGTCAATTCAATCAGttgaataa